In Micromonospora sp. WMMA1363, a genomic segment contains:
- a CDS encoding enoyl-CoA hydratase-related protein, which yields MNLIVERTDRVVTVRLNRPAARNALNTELMTDLLAALQPLDRDPGVGCFVITGSDQVFAAGADIREMAAKSAVDMVVEDFFAGWEAFTALRTPTIAAVAGHALGGGCELAMMCDIVIAADTARFGQPEIKLGVIPGIGGTQRLTRLVGKAKAMDLILTGRLMGAEEAERSGLVARVVPADRLMAEARAVATVVASYGKVATTAACEAVDRALETSLREGVLFERRSFHALFATADQREGMRAFLDKRAPRFTGR from the coding sequence GTGAATCTGATCGTGGAGCGGACCGACCGGGTGGTCACCGTGCGACTGAACCGGCCCGCCGCCCGTAACGCCCTGAACACAGAACTGATGACCGACCTGCTGGCCGCGCTGCAACCCCTCGACCGGGACCCCGGCGTCGGGTGTTTCGTCATCACCGGCTCGGACCAGGTCTTCGCGGCGGGTGCCGACATCCGGGAGATGGCGGCGAAGTCCGCCGTGGACATGGTGGTCGAGGACTTCTTCGCCGGCTGGGAGGCGTTCACCGCCCTGCGCACCCCCACCATCGCCGCCGTCGCCGGTCATGCCCTCGGTGGCGGGTGCGAACTGGCCATGATGTGCGACATCGTCATCGCCGCCGACACGGCGCGCTTCGGGCAACCGGAGATCAAGCTCGGCGTGATCCCCGGCATCGGCGGCACCCAGCGGTTGACCCGGCTGGTGGGCAAGGCCAAGGCGATGGACCTGATCCTCACCGGTCGGCTGATGGGCGCCGAGGAGGCCGAGCGCAGCGGTCTGGTCGCCCGGGTGGTACCGGCCGACCGGCTGATGGCGGAGGCGCGGGCCGTCGCGACGGTGGTGGCCTCGTACGGCAAGGTGGCCACCACCGCGGCGTGCGAGGCGGTGGACCGGGCCCTGGAGACCAGCCTCCGCGAGGGCGTCCTCTTCGAGCGGCGCAGTTTCCATGCCCTGTTCGCCACCGCCGACCAGCGGGAGGGCATGCGGGCGTTCCTCGACAAACGCGCGCCGCGGTTCACCGGCCGATAG